The Mustela nigripes isolate SB6536 chromosome 11, MUSNIG.SB6536, whole genome shotgun sequence genomic interval CCGTCCCGATCCTGCCATGAGCGCTGCGGTGCGGACCGAGCCGCTGCGCGGGGAGCCGCCTCTGCTGGTGCGCGGGGACCCCTACTCGGTGGTGGTCCTGCTTCAGGGCTACGCGGAGCCGGAGGGGGTCGACGAAGCGGTACGCGCCGACGGCTCCGTGACGCTTGTGCTGCCTCAGGCCTGGGGCTCAGCCACCGGCCACCAAGAGTCCCCGCCCCACAGCGGCGGGGCGAAGACCGCCCTGGAAGAGGCGGCCCGTGGCCCCATCCTCGTGGACACTGGGGGCCCCTGGGCTCGGGAGGCGCTCCTGGGGGCCCTGGCGGGGCAGGGCGTGGCCCCTGGAGACGTGACGCTGGTGGTGGGCACCCACGGACACTCGGATCACATCGGGAACCTGGGGCTTTTTCCTGGGGCGGCTCTGCTGGTCTCGCACGACTTCTGCCTCCCCGGAGGCCGCTACCTCCCCCACGGGCTAGGCGAGGAGCGGCCCCTGCAGCTGGGCCCCGGGCTCGAGGTGTGGGCCACGCCGGGCCATGGGGGCCAGCGGGACGTGAGCGTGGTGGTGGCGGGCACGGCCCTGGGCACCGTGGTGGTGGCAGGCGACGTGTTTGAACGCAGCGGAGACGAAGACTCATGGCAAGCTCTGAGCGAAGACCCGGTGGCCCAGGAGCGGAGCCGGAAGAGGGTCCTAGGTACTGCGGACGTAGTCGTGCCTGGTCACGGAGCCCCCTTTAGGGTGGTCAGAGAAGCCCCTCAGCCAAGGAACTGATGTCCAGAAGACCAGAGGTCAGTGTGATCGCTTCCAGCCCCCTTGCAAGAGGCCGGTTTTCCAGCGAGGACAGTCATCTCTATCACTGGTTCTGCAACCAAAACTAGGACCAAAGACTGGCTCAGCCGTGTGCCACCCCTTGGGGTCCCCTGTAAAGTAGGAGAATGTTCTTGGGAGGGTCgtccaaaataaaaataggcaaCTGCATGGAAAATCATAAAGCCCTAAGGTAAATGCGAATCCTTAATGGAGATAATCCTGCAAATTTGGTAATTAGCAACCGCAACAGAGGGGCACTTGGGCCAATTGCTTATTTCTCACAAGATGCAGGCTTGCTGAGAGAAGGTGCAGGACACAGAAGTAACACCTTAGTCACCTGCCTTTGATCCATCTGTTCATTGGAGGAATGGTTCAAGCACTGCCCTAGGTCGTGGGGATGCGACAGTGAGTAAGCTAGACAAACTCCCTGTTCCTTAATAGTAAACCAGATAATTATAGATTGTGTTTAGTGatatgaaagaaaaggagaacaagACTGTGGTAGAGTGCCTGGCTGGGAAGATGGCTTCTTTTATTGAAGGTGGTCAGGAAAAGCCTATGAGGAGACGATTTTTAATCAGGgagctgaatgggaagaaagccaGCCATATGAGGGTCTGGCAGATGTGCCTTCCAGGCACAGGAACAGCAGGTataaaggtcctgaggcaggacgACTTGACTTGCTTGAGCAGGAAGAAGAGCATGGGGTTGGACGGCAGAGAGTGACAACAAATGATGTAGGGTTCGGCCGGGCCATCACGGACCACAGTTAGGGCTTTGGATTTATACTGAGATATAAATTTGGCTTTGGCTTTTGAGCAGGCTAATGAAGGTCTCATTTAAAGTaactactcttaaaaaaaaagtaactactCTTGTTCTGAGTAGAGAAGTGGTCAGAGTAGGACGAAAATAGAATAGGCTGGACTGGTTAAGAAACTACTGTGGCCTCTCAGGCCAGAGAAGTCAGTAACACCCGCTTTTATCCTAGAATTCCTATTATGACTCTGGTCCTCTTCACAACTGTGTCCCAGGCCCTCCATCCACACAGTCGCAGGACCCACAGAAGCACTCAGATGGGGCAGATGAAGAGGAGGAGCAAATCCTCCTTGTGGCAGATGAACCACCCTGGGTGGGGGGTGCCACGGGGCAGGGCCTGATTGGGGGTTATTTCCCTGGTGTCCAGAAAGGCCAGGTGGAGGTCCCCAGATGCAGCACAGAGGGGCCGGTTCACCTAGAGGGGAAACCAGAAGCTGCCCCACACACAGACTTGGAGTCGGTGTTGGCCAATTTGATGACCACAGAGTTCAGGGTTCCCAGGCCAACAGTTCAGCCACAGCTTGTCCAGATCCCTGCCAGTCACCAGGTAAAGACAGATGGAGTGAAGGTGGCGATGTAGCGGACCCAGCCTCAGAACTACCATGCCGTGGGGGCCCTTGGGCAGCTCTTCTAGCTTCTGGGCCACGCAGTGCCAGGAGGCTACTGGTGTGTGGAAGAGAGTACGGGCTCCAGCTGTGGGCCCATCAGTGCAGCACTGTGGCCTTCAGGGACCCCGGCTGATATGTGGAGTGCAGCTCCAA includes:
- the MBLAC1 gene encoding metallo-beta-lactamase domain-containing protein 1, producing the protein MSAAVRTEPLRGEPPLLVRGDPYSVVVLLQGYAEPEGVDEAVRADGSVTLVLPQAWGSATGHQESPPHSGGAKTALEEAARGPILVDTGGPWAREALLGALAGQGVAPGDVTLVVGTHGHSDHIGNLGLFPGAALLVSHDFCLPGGRYLPHGLGEERPLQLGPGLEVWATPGHGGQRDVSVVVAGTALGTVVVAGDVFERSGDEDSWQALSEDPVAQERSRKRVLGTADVVVPGHGAPFRVVREAPQPRN